The following are encoded together in the Anoplopoma fimbria isolate UVic2021 breed Golden Eagle Sablefish chromosome 9, Afim_UVic_2022, whole genome shotgun sequence genome:
- the lgsn gene encoding lengsin: MQSNRKGVKVTGKNVPRVDWATRRGGPSIVHAPPNATPLPPDPPTVISIGPLPNRPQEPVDDPRVDDPSDGEDWTTEASSRTGVSYGESGVPRQTMEELKTLLRESPLLGIRGRDDGKPGSPYTYLHGSSSNNTSGGSGGGRPDARPDDMNPNRTFSTFKPQPEASRRGPRSRDGSSIQQPSGVDSSSSLRSDHNTNRQHRVWDNTYASAGSWGETEAPHTDNRHETEQIFGNQKFIAAMEQIKQQIARENISFVRFEATDLHGVSRSKTVPVRFFHEKAVYGIPMPRSYLELTLSPKSNEVDNASTANFSSDILLIPDLSTFRVLPWAEQTARVICDPCTVTGSPLRTSPRLIAKQLLGQLQSLGFSLHSSFTYECCVLGALDRIGPKTLLFPATTLLGNHDLPFFQQLLDNMYCMGADVDSIASASGPGQMEINLRPEFGIAAADSAFTFRTGIKEMARKHSYIASFYTDDGLYNAGVLSHCLWDANGRRSLFLNGEKAGELSEIGRKWLSGLLTHSAALSCLMSPGLSCRSHIAKTIKDPKRMLYASCGCNDNSSSFNIKSHGGRETHIDNKLGSAMANPYVVLAATVAAGLDGIRRNLNFNGGLDKAPCQQKDFPVPVKLDEALEALAEDHVIRSTLGEPFIQYFIAMKKFEIETQELDDERNKCLEYFI; the protein is encoded by the exons ATGCAAAGCAACAGGAAGGGGGTGAAGGTGACGGGGAAGAATGTACCTCGTGTGGACTGGGCCACCAGAAGAGGAGGTCCATCCATCGTCCACGCTCCACCCAACGCTACACCTTTACCTCCAGACCCCCCCACTGTGATCTCCATCGGGCCCCTGCCGAACAGGCCCCAAGAGCCGGTCGATGATCCCAGGGTGGACGACCCTTCCGACGGGGAGGATTGGACCACGGAGGCGTCCTCCAGAACAGGCGTGTCCTATGGTGAATCTGGGGTCCCCCGGCAGACcatggaggagctgaagacCCTCCTGAGGGAAAGTCCTCTTCTCGGCATCCGGGGAAGAGACGATGGGAAGCCGGGGAGTCCTTATACGTACCTGCATGGAAGCAGCAGCAATAACACCAGTGGAGGAAGTGGTGGTGGGAGGCCGGATGCAAGACCAGACGACATGAACCCCAACAGGACGTTCAGCACCTTCAAACCCCAGCCTGAGGCTTCCAGAAGGGGGCCCAGGTCCAGAGATGGTTCCTCTATTCAGCAGCCTTCCGGCGTGGATTCATCCAGCTCACTCAGGTCTGATCACAACACAAATAGGCAGCACCGAGTTTGGGACAACACATATGCAAGCGCTGGCTCCTGGGGAGAGACTGAAGCTCCTCATACAG ATAACAGACACGAGACTGAGCAGATCTTTGGGAACCAGAAGTTCATTGCAGCCATGGAGCAGATCAAGCAGCAGATCGCCAGAGAAAACATCAGCTTTGTCCGCTTTGAGGCCACCGACCTCCACGGGGTGTCCAGGTCCAAGACAGTACCCGTCCGCTTCTTCCAC GAGAAAGCGGTGTATGGGATACCGATGCCCAGAAGCTACTTGGAGCTGACCCTGAGCCCTAAGAGCAACGAAGTGGACAACGCCAGTACGGCCAACTTCAGCAGTGACATCCTTCTGATCCCCGATCTTTCGACCTTCAGGGTCTTACCCTGGGCCGAGCAGACCGCCCGGGTCATCTGCGACCCCTGCACGGTGACGGGAAGCCCCCTCCGCACTTCCCCCCGCCTCATCGCCAAGCAGCTCCTCGGCCAGCTCCAAAGCCTCGGGTTCTCCCTGCACTCGTCCTTCACCTACGAGTGCTGCGTCCTCGGAGCGCTGGACCGGATCGGACCGAAGACCCTCCTGTTCCCGGCCACCACCCTGCTGGGCAACCACGACCTGCCGTTCTTCCAGCAGCTGTTGGACAACATGTACTGCATGGGCGCCGACGTAGACAGCATCGCGTCCGCAAGCGGGCCCGGCCAGATGGAGATCAACCTGAGGCCGGAGTTTGGGATTGCGGCCGCAGACAGCGCCTTCACCTTCCGCACCGGCATCAAAGAGATGGCGCGCAAACACAGCTACATCGCCAGCTTCTACACCGACGACGGGCTCTACAACGCCGGGGTGCTCTCTCACTGCTTGTGGGACGCCAACGGGCGGCGGAGCCTCTTTCTCAACGGGGAGAAAGCTGGCGAGCTATCGGAGATCGGCAGGAAGTGGCTGTCCGGGCTGCTCACCCACTCCGCCGCTCTGAGCTGCCTGATGTCGCCCGGCCTGAGCTGCCGGAGCCACATCGCCAAGACCATCAAAGACCCCAAGAGGATGCTGTACGCCTCCTGCGGCTGCAACGACAACAGCAGCTCCTTCAACATCAAGTCTCACGGCGGGAGGGAGACGCACATCGACAACAAGCTGGGCTCGGCCATGGCCAACCCGTACGTCGTGCTGGCCGCCACCGTGGCCGCGGGGCTGGACGGCATCAGGCGCAACCTGAACTTCAACGGCGGTCTGGACAAAGCCCCCTGTCAGCAGAAGGACTTCCCCGTTCCAGTGAAGCTCGACGAAGCTCTGGAGGCTCTGGCGGAGGATCACGTGATCCGCAGCACCCTCGGAGAGCCGTTCATCCAGTACTTCATCGCCATGAAGAAGTTTGAGATCGAGACTCAAGAGCTGGACGACGAGAGGAACAAGTGTCTGGAGTATTTCATCTAG
- the ptp4a1 gene encoding protein tyrosine phosphatase type IVA 1 has product MARMNRPAPVEITYKNMRFLITHNPTNATLNKFIEELKKYGVTTVVRVCEATYDATLVVKEGIQVLDWPFDDGAPPSNQIVDDWLNLLKLKFREEPGCCVAVHCVAGLGRAPVLVALALIECGMKYEDAVQFIRQKRRGAFNSKQLFYLEKYRPKMRLRFKDSNGHRNTCCIQ; this is encoded by the exons ATGGCTCGTATGAACAGACCGGCCCCTGTGGAGATCACCTACAAAAACATGAGGTTCCTCATTACCCACAATCCCACCAACGCCACCCTGAACAAGTTCATCGAG GAGCTGAAGAAATATGGAGTGACCACCGTCGTGAGAGTTTGTGAGGCCACCTATGACGCCACTCTGGTTGTGAAAGAAGGGATCCAAGTTCTG gATTGGCCCTTCGATGACGGAGCTCCTCCCTCTAACCAGATCGTGGACGATTGGCTGAACCTGCTGAAGCTGAAGTTCAGGGAGGAGCCGGGCTGCTGCGTGGCTGTCCACTGTGTGGCAGGGCTGGGGAG AGCTCCTGTTCTGGTCGCACTCGCCTTGATTGAATGTGGGATGAAATATGAAGATGCTGTCCAGTTCATTCGACA GAAGCGCCGCGGAGCGTTCAACAGCAAGCAGCTGTTCTACCTGGAGAAATATCGTCCAAAGATGCGCCTGCGCTTCAAAGATTCCAACGGCCATCGCAACACCTGCTGCATCCAGTAG